In a single window of the Flavobacterium ammoniigenes genome:
- the hisH gene encoding imidazole glycerol phosphate synthase subunit HisH: MKIAIINYGAGNIQSILFAIERLGYTAVLTNNPDEIQQADKVIFPGVGEASYAMQKLIESGLDSLIPNLKQPVLGICLGMQLMCHHSEEGNTVGLGIFDANVIRFSNNVKVPQMGWNQIYNLKSDLFKEIKENEYMYLVHSYYVPNCKEAIATTNYDVEYASALQKNNFYGTQFHPEKSGDVGEQILANFLKL, from the coding sequence ATGAAAATTGCCATTATCAATTACGGAGCAGGAAATATTCAAAGCATTCTATTTGCTATAGAACGTTTAGGATATACAGCTGTATTAACTAATAATCCAGACGAAATACAACAAGCGGATAAAGTAATTTTTCCAGGTGTAGGTGAAGCGAGTTATGCGATGCAAAAACTGATTGAAAGCGGATTAGATAGTTTAATTCCTAATTTGAAACAACCTGTATTGGGTATTTGCTTAGGCATGCAGTTGATGTGCCACCATTCCGAAGAAGGAAATACAGTCGGTTTGGGAATTTTTGATGCGAATGTGATTCGGTTTTCCAATAATGTGAAAGTTCCTCAAATGGGATGGAACCAAATTTATAATTTGAAGTCGGATTTATTTAAAGAAATTAAAGAAAACGAATACATGTATTTGGTGCATAGTTATTATGTTCCAAATTGCAAAGAAGCCATTGCAACTACCAATTACGATGTTGAATACGCTTCGGCTTTACAAAAAAATAATTTTTACGGAACCCAATTTCACCCAGAAAAAAGTGGTGATGTGGGAGAACAAATTTTAGCTAATTTCTTGAAATTATAA
- a CDS encoding DUF2231 domain-containing protein, with translation MNEAHLHMVVNHFPIIGTILAIGILIAGLLSKNRSIINTSYVLFVIGAIFGILSMNTGEGAEELVEDMPGIGWKIIHEHEELAEKMALLLDILGVLSLVGFYLQYKKNAKEKLVSYIILLIGIASLFVIQKVGTSGGEIRHTEIRKDFSNTTIEKETSDHEEK, from the coding sequence ATGAACGAAGCACATTTACACATGGTGGTCAACCACTTTCCAATTATTGGAACCATTTTAGCAATCGGGATTTTAATTGCTGGATTATTAAGTAAAAACAGATCCATCATTAACACTTCCTATGTTTTGTTTGTGATTGGAGCTATTTTTGGAATTTTAAGTATGAATACCGGAGAAGGAGCCGAGGAATTGGTAGAAGACATGCCAGGAATTGGTTGGAAAATAATTCATGAACATGAAGAATTGGCTGAAAAAATGGCATTGTTATTAGATATTCTTGGTGTTTTATCACTGGTAGGTTTTTATCTTCAATACAAGAAAAATGCTAAAGAGAAGTTAGTATCTTATATAATTTTACTAATTGGAATTGCAAGTCTTTTTGTTATTCAAAAAGTAGGTACTTCAGGAGGGGAAATTCGCCATACTGAAATTAGAAAAGATTTCAGTAATACAACCATCGAAAAAGAAACTAGCGATCACGAAGAAAAGTGA
- a CDS encoding efflux RND transporter periplasmic adaptor subunit codes for MKKILYTLVLSTVLIGCKETKIEESQVQEDGLIHVTEAQFKSSGMLVENPTNQEFEVNVKASGKIDVPPQNRAQVTTFIGGYVKSTQLLVGDKVRKGQALVTLESAEYLDIQKEYLEVAEQIQYLKSEYERQKTLFDEKISSQKNYLKAESEYRKTKGMYQSLREKLLLLKINPANVEKGKLTSTVTISSPISGDIVIMNANVGMYIAPSDVILEIVDTQHLHLELAVFEKDILNVQIGQKIHFTVPEASKTVFPAEVHLVGKSIEGNDRTINVHGHLEETIKQKLLTGMFVEASIVTGSKNALAVPVYALISENNKNYVLLEVSNKKNQYSFKKVAVSIGDRNSSFVALLSNNTINASSKILVKGAFDIAN; via the coding sequence ATGAAAAAAATACTATACACCCTTGTATTATCAACTGTTTTGATTGGTTGTAAAGAAACTAAAATTGAAGAATCACAAGTTCAAGAAGACGGATTAATTCATGTGACCGAAGCTCAATTTAAATCAAGCGGAATGCTAGTAGAAAATCCAACAAATCAAGAGTTTGAAGTCAATGTCAAAGCATCGGGTAAAATTGATGTACCGCCACAAAACCGAGCACAAGTAACTACTTTTATTGGGGGTTATGTTAAGTCAACCCAACTATTAGTGGGTGATAAGGTTCGTAAAGGTCAGGCTCTAGTGACATTGGAAAGTGCAGAGTATTTAGATATCCAAAAGGAATATTTAGAAGTGGCTGAACAAATTCAATATTTGAAATCAGAATACGAACGCCAAAAAACTTTATTTGACGAAAAAATAAGTTCGCAAAAAAACTACTTAAAGGCTGAAAGTGAGTACCGTAAAACCAAAGGAATGTATCAAAGTTTGAGAGAAAAACTGTTGCTATTAAAAATTAATCCCGCTAATGTTGAGAAAGGTAAATTGACTTCTACAGTTACTATTTCATCACCAATTTCTGGTGATATTGTTATTATGAATGCGAATGTTGGAATGTATATTGCGCCTTCAGATGTGATTTTAGAAATTGTAGATACACAACATTTACATTTGGAATTGGCAGTTTTTGAAAAAGATATTTTGAACGTACAAATAGGACAAAAAATACATTTCACAGTTCCGGAAGCTTCAAAGACTGTTTTTCCAGCGGAAGTACATTTGGTTGGAAAATCTATTGAGGGAAATGATAGAACAATTAATGTTCACGGACATTTAGAGGAGACTATTAAGCAAAAATTACTGACAGGAATGTTTGTAGAAGCTAGTATTGTAACGGGTTCAAAAAACGCATTAGCAGTTCCAGTTTACGCTTTAATTAGTGAAAACAATAAAAATTATGTACTTTTAGAAGTAAGTAATAAAAAGAATCAGTACAGTTTTAAAAAAGTAGCCGTTTCCATCGGAGATAGAAATAGTTCGTTTGTAGCATTACTTTCAAATAATACAATTAATGCTTCTTCTAAAATCTTGGTGAAAGGCGCATTTGACATTGCAAATTAG
- the hisD gene encoding histidinol dehydrogenase: MNKIYNPKQENWASLLERPTKTVDDIEATVKEIFAAVQNNGDKAVQQYTTQFDGIALDTILVTDEEIQNAIATVSDELKAAIQLAKSNIEKFHSAQKTSRVSVETAPGVECWQEKRPIQKIGLYIPGGTAPLFSTVLMLAVPAKIAGCKEVVLCSPPDATGNLNPAILYAAQLCGVTKILKVGGIQAIAGMTFGTATIPKVYKIFGPGNQYVTVAKQLATQFGVAIDMPAGPSELLVVADDSAVPAFVASDLLSQAEHGTDSQVILVSTSKQMIDAVEEEVQSQLAILPRKAIAEKAIANSKLIFVENAAIALDLINEYGPEHFIVCTENNDYYVDNIANAGSVFIGNYTPESAGDYASGTNHTLPTNGYAKNYSGVNLDSFMKSMTFQKISEAGIQNIGKAIEIMAEKEGLQAHKNAVTLRLNAIENGK; this comes from the coding sequence ATGAATAAAATATACAATCCAAAACAGGAAAACTGGGCTTCCTTATTAGAAAGACCTACTAAAACTGTGGACGATATTGAAGCTACTGTTAAAGAAATTTTCGCAGCAGTACAAAACAACGGAGATAAAGCAGTACAACAATATACCACTCAGTTTGACGGAATCGCTTTAGATACTATTTTGGTTACTGATGAAGAAATTCAAAACGCTATTGCTACAGTTTCTGACGAATTAAAAGCGGCAATTCAATTAGCCAAATCAAATATTGAGAAATTTCACTCAGCACAAAAAACAAGTCGTGTAAGCGTTGAAACTGCTCCTGGTGTGGAATGTTGGCAAGAAAAACGACCAATTCAAAAAATAGGTTTGTACATTCCTGGCGGAACGGCTCCTTTGTTTTCAACCGTATTAATGTTGGCAGTACCAGCTAAAATTGCGGGTTGCAAAGAAGTAGTTTTATGTTCGCCACCGGACGCCACTGGAAATTTAAATCCAGCCATTTTATATGCAGCACAACTTTGTGGTGTTACCAAGATTCTTAAAGTAGGCGGAATTCAAGCGATAGCGGGAATGACTTTTGGTACAGCAACCATTCCTAAAGTCTATAAAATATTTGGTCCTGGAAATCAATACGTAACTGTAGCCAAACAATTAGCAACTCAATTTGGTGTAGCTATCGATATGCCGGCGGGTCCTTCAGAGTTGTTAGTAGTTGCCGACGATAGTGCAGTTCCAGCTTTTGTAGCTTCTGATTTGTTAAGTCAAGCCGAGCATGGAACCGATAGCCAAGTGATCTTGGTTTCAACTTCAAAACAAATGATTGATGCTGTGGAAGAAGAAGTGCAATCACAATTGGCTATTTTACCTAGAAAGGCAATTGCCGAAAAAGCGATCGCTAATTCGAAATTGATTTTTGTCGAAAACGCAGCAATTGCCTTGGATTTAATCAACGAATACGGACCAGAACACTTTATTGTTTGCACAGAAAATAACGATTATTATGTCGATAATATTGCCAATGCTGGTTCGGTGTTTATAGGAAATTATACACCAGAAAGTGCGGGTGATTATGCTTCAGGTACGAATCATACCTTACCAACGAATGGCTACGCAAAAAATTATAGTGGAGTCAATTTGGATAGCTTTATGAAATCAATGACATTTCAAAAAATTTCGGAAGCTGGAATTCAAAACATTGGGAAAGCTATCGAAATCATGGCAGAAAAAGAAGGGTTACAAGCCCACAAAAATGCAGTTACATTACGTTTAAATGCAATTGAAAATGGAAAATAA
- the hisA gene encoding 1-(5-phosphoribosyl)-5-[(5-phosphoribosylamino)methylideneamino]imidazole-4-carboxamide isomerase encodes MRIIPAIDIIDGKCVRLSKGDYNTKIIYNENPLEVAKSFEAHGIEYLHLVDLDGAKSSKIVNYKILEQIATQTRLKIDFGGGLKSDADLKIAFESGAKQITGGSIAVKNRAIFEQWIAEYGSDKIILGADATNEKVAVSGWLEDSNEDLIPFIQDYQTKGIQYVICTDIAKDGMLAGPSFDLYAKILASAKGIQLIASGGISTFDELPQLAELGCEGTIIGKAIYEGRISLKQLENYILNQ; translated from the coding sequence ATGAGAATTATACCTGCTATAGATATCATCGACGGTAAATGTGTTCGCTTATCCAAAGGGGATTACAATACTAAAATCATATACAATGAAAATCCACTGGAAGTGGCCAAATCGTTTGAAGCACACGGAATCGAGTATTTGCACCTAGTCGATTTAGATGGTGCCAAATCGAGCAAAATTGTGAATTATAAAATACTGGAACAAATTGCGACTCAAACCCGATTAAAAATTGATTTTGGTGGGGGATTAAAATCGGATGCTGATTTGAAGATAGCTTTTGAATCGGGTGCAAAACAAATCACAGGGGGAAGTATAGCTGTAAAAAATAGAGCGATTTTCGAACAATGGATTGCTGAATATGGTTCTGATAAAATTATTTTAGGCGCCGATGCTACCAATGAAAAAGTAGCTGTTTCCGGTTGGTTAGAAGACTCAAATGAAGATTTAATACCCTTTATTCAAGACTATCAAACCAAAGGAATTCAATACGTTATTTGTACGGATATTGCCAAAGACGGTATGTTGGCTGGGCCGAGTTTTGATTTGTATGCTAAAATTTTGGCATCAGCCAAAGGGATACAATTAATTGCTTCTGGAGGTATTTCCACTTTTGATGAATTACCACAATTAGCCGAATTGGGTTGTGAAGGAACCATTATTGGCAAAGCGATTTACGAAGGAAGAATTTCGTTGAAACAATTGGAAAACTATATTTTAAATCAATAA
- the pckA gene encoding phosphoenolpyruvate carboxykinase (ATP), whose amino-acid sequence MKNIKIIQELHGLGITGYHEVSYNPSYEELYQAEMSNRRKGYEKGAVTESGAVAVKTGIFTGRSPKDRYIVQDELTKDTIYWDDKVNFPTTQMIWHDLKKLVLKQLSTSPKLYVVDAFCGTNPDTRLKVRFVMEVAWQAHFVTNMFIRPSVYELENFGEPDFVVMNGSKTTNPNWEKQGLNSENFVVFNLTEKIQIIGGTWYGGEMKKGMFSMMNYYLPLKGMASMHCSANVGEEGDVAVFFGLSGTGKTTLSADPKRYLIGDDEHGWDNNGVFNYEGGCYAKVIDLSETNEPDIWRAIKRDALLENVMVDEYGEINYHDHSITENSRVSYPIYHINKIVLPSKAGHAKKIIYLSADAFGVLPPVSILDEDQAQYHFLCGYTSKLAGTERGITEPVPSFSPAFGEAFLTLHPTMYSKTLIGKMKEHGAKAYLVNTGWNGTGKRISLKNTRAIIDAIISGEIEAAETKAIPYLNVTIPTELPNVNTNILDPRDTYEDTSEWERRAKDLAARYIKNFEQYTDTEEGKRLVHAGPKLN is encoded by the coding sequence ATGAAAAACATCAAAATTATACAGGAATTACACGGTTTAGGAATTACCGGATATCATGAAGTTTCCTATAATCCTTCTTACGAAGAATTATACCAAGCAGAAATGTCCAATCGAAGAAAAGGATATGAAAAAGGTGCCGTAACTGAATCTGGAGCAGTTGCGGTAAAGACAGGAATATTTACAGGGCGTTCCCCAAAAGATCGCTACATTGTACAAGACGAGCTTACCAAGGATACCATTTATTGGGATGATAAAGTAAATTTTCCAACTACCCAGATGATTTGGCATGATTTGAAAAAATTGGTTTTAAAACAATTATCAACTTCACCAAAACTCTATGTGGTAGATGCCTTTTGCGGAACCAATCCGGATACTCGTTTAAAAGTTCGTTTTGTGATGGAAGTTGCCTGGCAAGCGCATTTTGTAACCAATATGTTTATTCGGCCTTCAGTTTACGAATTGGAAAATTTCGGAGAACCCGATTTTGTAGTGATGAATGGTTCCAAAACCACGAATCCAAATTGGGAAAAACAAGGATTGAATTCCGAGAACTTTGTCGTTTTCAATCTCACCGAAAAAATTCAAATTATTGGAGGAACTTGGTATGGAGGGGAAATGAAAAAAGGAATGTTTTCCATGATGAACTATTATCTTCCATTAAAAGGAATGGCATCCATGCACTGTTCGGCTAATGTTGGAGAAGAGGGAGATGTTGCTGTGTTTTTTGGTCTTTCTGGTACCGGAAAAACGACGCTTTCAGCCGATCCAAAACGGTATTTAATTGGAGACGACGAACACGGTTGGGATAACAATGGAGTATTTAATTATGAAGGTGGCTGTTACGCCAAAGTAATTGACTTGTCTGAAACTAATGAACCGGATATATGGAGAGCAATTAAACGCGACGCCTTATTAGAAAATGTAATGGTAGACGAATACGGTGAAATTAATTACCACGATCATTCTATTACAGAAAATTCTAGAGTGTCCTATCCCATCTATCATATAAACAAAATCGTTTTGCCTTCAAAAGCAGGACATGCTAAAAAGATCATTTATTTATCTGCTGATGCATTTGGCGTTTTACCTCCAGTTTCTATTTTAGATGAAGATCAGGCACAATACCACTTTTTGTGTGGCTATACCTCTAAACTTGCTGGAACCGAAAGAGGCATTACCGAGCCGGTTCCTTCATTTTCACCCGCTTTTGGTGAAGCCTTTTTAACCTTGCATCCAACAATGTATTCCAAAACATTAATTGGTAAAATGAAAGAACATGGAGCTAAAGCGTATTTAGTAAATACAGGTTGGAACGGTACCGGTAAACGAATTTCATTAAAAAATACCAGAGCTATTATTGATGCAATTATTAGTGGTGAAATAGAAGCTGCAGAAACCAAAGCAATTCCCTATTTGAATGTAACAATACCAACTGAGTTACCAAACGTAAATACTAATATTTTAGATCCGAGAGATACTTATGAAGATACAAGTGAATGGGAACGTAGGGCCAAGGATTTAGCAGCTCGTTATATTAAAAATTTTGAACAATATACCGATACTGAAGAAGGAAAACGATTGGTACATGCCGGGCCTAAATTGAATTAA
- the hisB gene encoding bifunctional histidinol-phosphatase/imidazoleglycerol-phosphate dehydratase HisB: MKKVLFIDRDGTIVIEPADFQLDSLDKLEFYPKAFQYLAKIANELDYELVMVTNQDGLGTASFPEDTFWPTQNFILRAFENEGILFDDIFIDRSFPEDNAPTRKPRTGMLTKYIDNPNYDLANSFVLGDRITDVALAKNLGAKAIFLKQQEGLGSDEIKENDDFSEVISLQTTDWKTIYEFLKLEVRSASITRKTHETDIYINLNLDGTGQSKIDTGIAFFDHMLDQIARHGQMDLEISVKGDLEVDEHHTIEDTAIALGEVFAKALGNKLGIERYGFCLPMDDCLSQVAIDFGGRNWLVWETEFKREMVGKMPTEMFYHFFKSFSDGAKANINIKAEGTNEHHKIEAIFKAFAKAIKVAVKRDTEKMILPSTKGML, translated from the coding sequence ATGAAAAAAGTATTATTTATAGATCGTGATGGAACCATCGTTATCGAACCTGCCGATTTTCAATTAGACAGTTTAGATAAGTTAGAATTTTACCCCAAAGCCTTTCAGTATTTAGCTAAAATTGCCAATGAATTGGACTATGAATTGGTTATGGTAACCAATCAAGACGGATTGGGAACCGCAAGTTTTCCAGAAGATACTTTTTGGCCAACACAAAATTTCATTCTACGCGCTTTTGAAAATGAAGGTATTCTGTTTGATGACATTTTTATTGACCGTTCGTTTCCAGAAGATAATGCGCCAACACGCAAACCACGTACCGGAATGCTAACTAAATACATTGATAATCCTAACTATGATTTGGCTAATTCATTTGTTTTAGGCGATCGAATTACCGATGTTGCCTTAGCAAAAAATCTAGGAGCAAAAGCAATTTTCTTAAAACAACAAGAAGGTTTAGGAAGTGACGAAATCAAAGAAAATGATGATTTTAGCGAGGTTATTTCATTACAAACCACCGATTGGAAAACCATTTATGAGTTTTTAAAATTAGAGGTGCGTTCGGCATCTATTACAAGAAAAACACACGAAACGGATATTTATATCAATCTAAATTTAGACGGTACTGGTCAAAGTAAAATTGACACTGGTATTGCTTTTTTCGATCATATGTTAGATCAAATTGCACGTCACGGACAAATGGACTTGGAAATTAGCGTAAAAGGCGATTTAGAAGTAGATGAACACCATACGATTGAAGATACTGCCATTGCCTTAGGTGAAGTTTTTGCCAAAGCCTTGGGAAATAAATTAGGCATAGAACGTTATGGTTTCTGTTTGCCAATGGACGATTGCTTATCGCAAGTTGCGATTGATTTTGGTGGAAGGAATTGGTTGGTTTGGGAAACCGAATTCAAACGCGAAATGGTAGGTAAAATGCCAACGGAGATGTTTTACCACTTTTTCAAATCGTTCTCAGATGGTGCCAAAGCCAATATCAACATCAAAGCCGAGGGAACTAACGAACACCATAAGATTGAAGCTATTTTTAAGGCATTCGCCAAAGCGATTAAAGTAGCCGTGAAAAGAGATACTGAGAAAATGATTTTGCCTTCAACTAAAGGAATGTTATAA
- the hisG gene encoding ATP phosphoribosyltransferase — MSTLKIAIQKSGRLNEDSIQILKDCGISINNGNDQLKATASNFPLEVLYLRNSDIPQYLIDGVVDAAIVGDNLLVEKGKNIQVAEKLGFSKCKVSVAVPKSFNYNSVKDLDGLRIATSYPNTVLDFFNSKNVSVDLHQISGSVEIAPNIGLADAIVDIVSSGSTLFKNNLKEVEVIFKSEAVLAVSPKISSENKVILDKLQFRIQSVLRARKSKYILMNVPNDNIELISSILPVLKSPTVMPLAQAGWSSVHTVIEEDRFWEVIDELKAAGAEGILVCPIEKMVL; from the coding sequence ATGAGTACTTTAAAAATTGCCATTCAAAAATCAGGACGTTTAAACGAAGACAGTATCCAAATTCTTAAAGATTGTGGAATTTCTATTAATAATGGAAATGATCAATTAAAAGCAACTGCTTCTAATTTTCCTTTAGAAGTATTGTATCTTAGAAATTCAGACATTCCTCAATATTTGATTGATGGAGTAGTAGACGCCGCTATTGTAGGCGATAATCTTTTAGTTGAAAAAGGTAAAAACATTCAAGTGGCAGAGAAACTAGGATTTTCAAAATGCAAAGTTTCAGTGGCGGTACCAAAAAGTTTCAACTATAATTCGGTTAAAGATTTAGATGGTTTGCGAATTGCGACTTCGTATCCAAATACCGTTTTAGATTTCTTTAATTCAAAAAATGTTTCGGTTGATTTACACCAAATTTCTGGTTCCGTTGAAATTGCACCCAATATTGGTTTAGCCGATGCAATTGTGGATATTGTTTCAAGCGGTAGCACTTTGTTTAAAAACAATTTGAAAGAAGTGGAAGTGATTTTTAAGAGCGAGGCAGTTTTAGCGGTTTCTCCTAAAATTTCTTCTGAGAACAAAGTAATTTTAGATAAATTACAATTCCGAATCCAATCTGTTTTAAGAGCACGCAAATCAAAATACATTTTGATGAATGTTCCTAATGACAACATTGAATTGATTAGCTCTATTTTACCAGTTTTAAAAAGCCCAACTGTAATGCCTTTGGCACAAGCAGGTTGGTCTAGTGTTCACACGGTAATTGAAGAAGATCGTTTTTGGGAAGTAATTGACGAGTTAAAAGCAGCTGGGGCTGAAGGGATATTGGTTTGCCCAATTGAAAAAATGGTATTGTAA
- a CDS encoding VIT1/CCC1 transporter family protein, with product MDLNKLKKQLQVEVDTAFLYESIASIQTDDSLKRVLQSLADIEKGHAKHMLEKVMTLESNYQMPVASSKAKFQLKVGKLFGYSAIISSLASIEKQFAVNTIKNKIELGEKLTGFEHNHLNIIEAVNNNEALNVSGGLLSKFESRHKSVGGNALRAAVLGSNDGLVSNMSLVMGVAGAAVSNDTILLTGTAGLLAGAISMALGEWLSVQSSRELNQRQIELETEELEASPEEEKKELVLLYQAKGMSAADAQKLADKAFESPETAIDAIITEELGIDKEELGGSAWEAAIASFILFSIGAIIPLYPFIFLDGNNAILLSIGSSVIGLFGIGAAITLLTGKSVLFSGFRQVAFGLAAAAVTYGIGSLIGVSLAG from the coding sequence ATGGATCTCAATAAATTAAAAAAACAATTACAAGTTGAAGTAGATACTGCATTTTTATATGAGAGTATTGCTTCAATTCAAACTGATGATAGTTTGAAACGTGTTTTGCAAAGTTTAGCGGATATTGAAAAAGGTCACGCTAAGCATATGCTAGAAAAAGTAATGACTTTGGAGTCTAATTATCAAATGCCAGTAGCTTCTTCCAAAGCCAAATTCCAATTGAAAGTAGGAAAATTGTTTGGGTATAGTGCTATTATAAGTAGTTTGGCAAGTATAGAAAAACAATTTGCAGTCAACACTATTAAGAATAAAATTGAGTTGGGCGAAAAGTTAACAGGTTTTGAGCACAATCATTTGAATATTATTGAAGCCGTTAATAATAATGAAGCCTTAAATGTTTCTGGGGGATTATTGTCCAAATTTGAAAGCCGACATAAATCTGTAGGTGGAAATGCTTTGCGTGCTGCTGTATTGGGTTCCAATGATGGTTTGGTATCCAACATGAGTTTGGTGATGGGTGTGGCTGGAGCAGCAGTTTCCAACGATACCATTTTATTGACTGGTACTGCAGGATTATTAGCGGGTGCCATTTCGATGGCGCTGGGCGAATGGCTTTCGGTACAAAGTTCGAGAGAATTGAACCAACGCCAAATTGAATTAGAAACCGAAGAATTAGAGGCCTCACCTGAGGAAGAGAAAAAAGAATTGGTTTTATTGTACCAAGCCAAAGGAATGAGTGCTGCGGATGCACAAAAATTAGCAGACAAAGCTTTTGAAAGTCCAGAAACTGCAATTGATGCAATTATAACAGAAGAATTAGGAATCGATAAAGAAGAATTAGGTGGTTCGGCATGGGAAGCAGCAATCGCTTCATTTATTTTATTTTCTATTGGGGCAATCATTCCATTATATCCTTTTATCTTTCTAGATGGAAACAATGCCATTTTATTAAGTATTGGAAGTAGTGTAATTGGCCTTTTTGGAATTGGAGCTGCAATTACTTTATTGACAGGCAAAAGTGTTTTATTTTCTGGTTTTAGACAAGTCGCTTTTGGTCTAGCAGCCGCGGCAGTAACGTATGGAATAGGCTCATTGATTGGAGTTTCATTAGCAGGATAA
- the hisC gene encoding histidinol-phosphate transaminase has product MENKFDINSLVRENVKAMKPYSSARDEFEDFDTADMIFLDANENPFENGVNRYPDPQQASVKSVLANQNRVAKNQILLGNGSDEVLDLLFRAFCEPKIDNVITLPPTYGMYGVLANLNAVENREVLLSNDFQPQLEEIMKAVNKNTKMIFLCSPNNPTGNTFSEESVQYLLDNFNGLVVIDEAYIDFSDKVSWIQKINTAPNLIITQTLSKAYGLAGIRLGICYASAAIIAVLNKIKPPYNVNELTQQRALDRLENTKKIKEEISLIIAQREELLKVLNEVNFVSTIYTTEANFILIKVDNANQRYDELIAKGIVIRNRTTQPLCENTLRLTIGTAEENQKLIAALKSLN; this is encoded by the coding sequence ATGGAAAATAAATTCGACATCAATTCCTTAGTTCGTGAAAACGTTAAGGCTATGAAACCGTATTCTTCGGCTCGTGATGAATTTGAAGACTTTGATACGGCCGATATGATTTTTTTGGATGCCAATGAAAATCCTTTTGAAAACGGAGTGAATCGTTATCCTGATCCGCAACAAGCTTCGGTTAAATCGGTTTTAGCGAATCAAAATAGAGTAGCTAAAAATCAAATTTTGTTAGGAAATGGAAGTGATGAAGTGTTGGATTTGTTGTTTCGTGCCTTTTGCGAACCTAAAATCGACAATGTAATTACGTTACCACCAACGTATGGAATGTATGGTGTTTTAGCCAATTTAAACGCAGTCGAAAACAGAGAGGTTTTACTTTCGAATGATTTTCAACCCCAATTAGAGGAAATCATGAAAGCAGTAAATAAAAACACTAAAATGATTTTTCTTTGTTCGCCAAATAATCCAACCGGCAACACTTTTTCGGAAGAAAGCGTACAGTATTTATTAGACAATTTCAACGGATTAGTAGTAATTGATGAAGCGTATATTGACTTTTCAGACAAAGTGTCTTGGATTCAAAAAATCAATACAGCACCTAATTTAATCATAACGCAAACCTTATCTAAAGCGTATGGTTTGGCAGGAATTCGTTTAGGTATTTGTTATGCTTCGGCTGCAATTATTGCAGTTTTAAACAAGATTAAACCGCCTTATAACGTCAACGAATTGACACAACAAAGAGCGTTAGATCGTTTGGAAAATACAAAAAAAATAAAAGAAGAAATTTCTTTAATTATAGCACAAAGAGAAGAATTACTTAAAGTATTAAATGAAGTAAATTTTGTATCAACAATTTATACAACGGAGGCTAATTTTATTTTAATCAAAGTGGATAATGCGAATCAACGTTATGACGAATTAATTGCCAAAGGAATTGTAATTCGCAATAGAACGACACAACCATTATGTGAAAACACCTTGCGTTTGACCATTGGAACTGCTGAAGAAAATCAAAAATTAATAGCCGCTTTAAAAAGCTTGAATTAA